The segment AGGCGATCATTTGGAAATGCTGCTATATGGCGTCACCACCACTTCGAAGAGTGACCACTTCGAGAGAGCGACCACCTCGAAGTAGCGACTTCactggaaaaaatggggaaaaaaaaaaaaatgtcaaaggGGGGTATAGCACTGCGGGAAGGGCATTGTTGAGTAAATACTCATTCGGGTGGAAACAACTTGGAGCGTCAATGAAAGAGACAATGCTGTTGGAGTTATGGCTAGACGGAGGGGTAAAATTTGGAGGCACAAATTTAAAGGGCACGTATATTGCACAGTTCTGGTGGGGAACACTCGTTTGTTTATCCGCTTGTTTGCTTGCTTGCttacacaaatggggggcGTAATTTGTATGGGAGACAATTGGGGGGGTTACTTGTCGGGTGAATCACCTTTCGCGGTTTGGTGCAGTCGGGGGGCTCGGTGCTACACGGTGGtacctctccccccctaGGAGCAGTAGGTGGGAAAGTCCATCGAACCCTGGTTGTTGTACTGCCCCGCGTACTGCTCCACCTCGCCGTTCTGTATGGAGTCGGTCTGCTCGGGGAAGTCGTGCGCGTTGTAGTGGTCATGGACGTGTGACAAGGGGATCTCATTATCAGTTTCGGCGTAGGCTTCCCCCGAGTGGACCGCTTCCACCCCGTTTGGGTCCACTTCCACCCCGTTTGGGTCCACTTCCACCCCGTTTGGGTCCACTTCCACCCCGTTTGGGtccacttcccccccgtttgggtccacttcccccccgttCGGGtccacttcccccccgttCGGGtccacttcccccccgttGGCCTTCTCCCCAAGTGATATAGTCTGATGGAAGTACGTATTTTCGCGCGCATAGATGATGTGCTGTATGTCGCTCACCAGCAGAGCGCCGTCATCGGTCTGGTTGCAGAGCAGCTCAAGAAACCTCAACTTATtgtagtaaaaatttttttggaaaagtaaaacttttttttcgttttcctgagtttttaatttattttgtaatgaGACAATttcgctgttttttttttccaactgcATTTTGAACTTTCTGTTTTGTTCGTGTACGGAGAGGGCATCTTTGTGGTTCTCCCCGTGggtgttatttttgttggGGTGGTAGTACGTCGAAGAGGAGAGTGAGCCTCGCGAGGAGAGCTTTGCTGAGACGGACAGCCGCTTGTTCGTGGAGGTGGACGTGGGGAGATGGTTTCCCAGGTGTGTCCCTGTGGGGGGCATCCCCTGATGCGTTGCCCCACTGGGGTGCCTCTTATGAGAGTGAATCTCCTTGCACGAAAGGCAACTCAAGGTGTTCTCCCCTGTCGTGCTGAGCCATGCGGACCGTTTCTCCGTCTTCATAGGTTTTCTCCCCGTATGAGAGTGACACAGATTAGCAGCGCTGCTGTTGTTACTGGAGGATGTGGCGGCACGGATGCCCACACTGGTGGTGATATTATCCTGATTGACACTAGATCTGTAGTCATTGTTCCGTTTAGTCCCATTAGAACAAGTCCTATTTTCGTTATGCATCCCTTTCTCTTTGCCAATATGTATCTCTACCTTTGCCCAATCGGGTAAATAGCTATTTAGTAACTTGTAATCACCCCTATCTCCAAGGATGCATAATTTACGACGTTCCAAGGGGTCATaattaattacattttcattattatagTCAATGATTCGTTCAAAAAAAGCTTTAAACCATTGGAGGAATTCTAAATTGTCTTGATATTTTCCCCTAATTAGTTTATCTATGtccatatgttttttaatcCCTAATTTGTTGAAAACGTTTTGAATTAGTTTGTAGTTTATTATGCACTCGTATTCTAACTTGGCATTCCACTTCACTTTGTGGAGGACTGACTTGTTGGGGAATAGGATGTCCAAGAGCTGTGTGTAGATGGCTCCGTTGGAGCATTGCTCGATTTTGGTTACGTTCAGCTTTAGCGTCCTATTCACCCACTCGATTAGTTCCTTTCGGCTCACGAAGAACGCCGAGTCCATCATGCCCAGGGAGGACGCCTCTCTTCCCTCGCTCATGTTGGCCTGTCCGTCAGTTCAGCTGCTTTGCCGTTTGAGGTTTGTGACTTCCCGGTTTGCGACTTCCCGGTTTGTGACTTCCCGGTTTGCGGCTTCCCCGTTTGCAGTTACCCCGTTTGCGGCTTCCCCGCTTAACCCCCAAACCGACACACAGGCGAGTCACTATCCTTATATTCGTTATGAACGTGTCTACACAGCACAATTAGGGGTACGTCAACCGTTTGGAGCGTTtccgactttttttttttttttttttgggcagctagctttttttcatattcaaAACAGGGGAACATCTCAACCGTGGCGCGAATGAAGCGCAAATAAAGCGAAATGTGTGTCTGACAAAGTGCGATATGGATAGAAGACCGCTAAACTGATGAATCGGCAAAgtgcctcatttttgtgttttttcccctcgcgGAGTAATAAGCCCCTTTTGcccgcaaaaaaagggaaattcaAAAGCGCATCGCCATTTCGACGCGCGCATATGTGTGCAGATAAATACTgccatttttggaaaaaaaaaaaaaaaaaaaaacgtcagggaaaaaaaaaaaaaaaaatccctttgactagccttttttttataccccTGTGCAACTGATAATTCTGACATAGAcaggtaaaaatggggaaaaaaaaaaaaaaaagtctggtaaaaggtaaaaatgttTGGAATGGCGAGTTAGCAAAAGACAATAACACAGTTTGTGAAGTTTAAACAACTGGGATGGTGTGGAGACATTTATCTACGTTTAATTGGTGCTCTATGGATCTCATTTATTTcgtgtaaattaaaaatgatccCTGCTCTCCCAGCGCATCATTTTGACGAGTTAACTTCACTTTCTCGTTAGCGCAGTGCAAGGCGATGTGAAAAGTGggcaacgaaaaaaagcgaagggGAGGTTAAACATGTTGGTAACGTTTGTGCCATCGTCACGTGAAGATGCATTAAGgagtcattttttctcattttttctcttcacctCCTTGTTGGAAAAGACGTAGGAACCATGTGAACAGCACGCAATGAACGACTACATCGCTGCgtattttttaccccttcaGGGATGAACAACACGTGGGGTGTGATAACCACAGCGACGATTTATACAAAGGCGCATGCCGCGTGCACTTGTGGAAACGTTTTTGTCTGCCCCGaaatttgcgaaaaaaaaaaagtgttaacAGAAGTGGACATACATTTGCTGCGGAATACCTTTTCACTAACATTCTGCTTGCACTCccgtttttccaaaatgggcGAGAGGGGGGGGATTATTTTGTTAAGGGAACCATTTAAATGGAGGGGGCTCCACGGGGAAAGCACCTCTCAGGAAATTTAACACCTGCCGTTTTGGCAACTTAtgcgaaatttttaatgtgTAGTGAGTGAAAAGCCgcttataatttttccttcaaattttAAGATTTGACAAAACAGTGCAGAGCAAAATGGAGtttgaaaaaggaatgatgggaaaaaaaagaaaaaaaaataaacagattTGACCACCTGCTTTTCGCATCGGTATATACATTTAGGGGGTTTCATaacaacggaaaaaaaaaaaaaaaaaaacttggcGCGTTGCAGTGAAGCAAAGCAGCAAAGCAGCAAAGCAACAACGCAGCAATGCTggcgaaatggagaaaaaaaacgtgccGCCAGATTTAAAGCGTTTCCTGTCCCCGTGTAAGTTTTAGCACAAGTAGGGGTTTATTCAAGCGGAAGGCGCAAAAATGAGTACAAGCTTGTTTGTGTTTATGTGATATGCATATAGCACTGCTCGTATGTATGCCGACCGGTTAATCGCTTACTATTGGCTCACCGCTAAGCAGCGTCATGGGCGTAACTGAACAATTTGGTttgctccccctcctccataCGACGTGCGCGCGCAGTGGTGAGGGCCCCCCAATGCAAGTAACCTCCCTTACATTTGCCCCACCCAGTAAAGAGGATATATAAACAATAGCACACTGTGAGATGTTGTAATGGCAAATGACCCGTTGACTGGTCGGGTTGACTTGTCAatgtgataattttttttattattttttttttcttacattttGTTAGCCTGCTCAACCATTCGGCCACGCTACagagtttattttttttttttacggcACTGCGGTGATTGTGGTATGCACGGGGGGTGGTTGGTGGGTTCCGTTCTCAACTACGAAGTATGAGGGGTACAAAAAGGCGCACAGCACATGCctaaaacaaagcaaaaatCACatgggttaaaaaaaaaaaaacttccccTTCGCCTCGAATATCCTAGTAGCTCATAAAACTACTGCACCTGCCGAGTGACCATCTTAGGGACTCTTTCCCACAATGCGCAATactattgtaaaaaaaaaatatgagggGAATTTTTAACTGCGCAAAATAAAAGTTGCACTGAGCAGTGGTGGGCATATGCATTTTATTATAGTATACTCTCGCGTGACCAAAAACGACCACGACGAAAAGTGAAAACTCTCATGGCAAATGCAGCGTGTATTATGTAATGTATGTACCTTTTTATCATCCCTTTTTCGTGACGAGGACTTGCACTTTTCCCTTCCGCAAAAACTCCCTGTCGTGTAGCCCATTCCTCAGGCAGATCGCTCAGGCAACGTGGATCATTTTgcttgggattttttttcgcctcgtTTTTAGCAGTTTTTAACagtttttttgccattttttattgctattttttaGCACCCTTTTTTAGCGTTTTTttcaacgtttttttttaacgttctTTTTAACGTTCTTTTTAACGTTCTTTTTAACGTTCtttttaacgtttttttttaactttttttttatttgttgcCCCCAtttatattcttcattttttaagagTTCCCTGAAACTGAGAAGTCACTTTTCAAGGAAAGGAACTACgcctttgtaaaaaaaaaaaaaaaagctatcaTCTGCAGTTTCGAATTGCGAAGCTTTGCCCTTTTTGTTAAGCGCTACAAAACGGGAAACTCGCGTTCTGCGATACAGGCCCATACGCCATACTGCATCCCtgagaaaggggaaaaaaaaaaaaaaatcattttgctttttcgtGTAAGCGATACGGAAGAAGGAACCCATTCCAACCATGGCGGTAAGGGAGAGCGCTACATGAGTCGATTGAATGTGACACAGATGGTGCGGATGATACAGTTCGGCGTGTGATGTGGTGTAGCACATTGGCTCACCCGACTTGCGTTTGCGCGAGTGTATGTTTAGCGTGCGCGGTGAGGGGTCGCGCTGCCTACACGTGATTGGCGTGATTGACGCGATTGACCTGCTTGAAGCGCCGACTGATCATACGAACTGGCCTTCcgccttttccccccctccacagGATAGGTacgaggaagagaaaaaagatgcCGGAAAGAATATGATGAGcttgaggaagaagaagctggaGAAGTTCCTCAagctgaaggagaagaatcagaagaaaatgaaggcaCAGAAACTGGTAAGTTGGGGGTGCACCAGGAGGGAGGAGTGCATATGCGTTTACTGTgttatttgttccttttatttttcaccgTATGCTTGCGTACATGGGTGCACCCTTATCACACTTGTTCGCTTTCCCCCCTCCACACACAGATCAACAAGAAGAAGCGAACTGAGCTGCGACTACGCACATTGCGGTACGAGAAGGAGTACGAAGAGGAACGGAAGAAAATCATGCAACTTAAGAGAGAGGCAAGGAAAAACAACTGCTTCTACAGAGAAGCAGAAAAGAAAGTCGTTTTTGTAATCAGACTCAAGGGAGTAAATAAACTCTCCCCAAAAGTCCGAAGCGTTTTTCGTCTTTTAAGACTCCTTCAAATACACAACGGAGTTTTCGTAAAAGTCAACAAGGCCACTAAGGAAATGCTAAAAATCGTGGAGCCATTTGTTACCTATGGATACCCAACCATTTCAACCGTCAGGAAGTTAGTGTATAAAAGGGGTTACATTAAAATAGGAAAAGTCAGAAGATatgccagaaaaaaaattcaagatAACCAAGATATTTCAAAGTATTTAGGAAGGTATAATGTACATGGAGTTGAGGATATGATTCACCAGCTTTATACATGTGGACCTGCtttcaaaaaagtaaataatt is part of the Plasmodium cynomolgi strain B DNA, chromosome 8, whole genome shotgun sequence genome and harbors:
- a CDS encoding microtubule associated protein EB1 (putative), which codes for MSEGREASSLGMMDSAFFVSRKELIEWVNRTLKLNVTKIEQCSNGAIYTQLLDILFPNKSVLHKVKWNAKLEYECIINYKLIQNVFNKLGIKKHMDIDKLIRGKYQDNLEFLQWFKAFFERIIDYNNENVINYDPLERRKLCILGDRGDYKLLNSYLPDWAKVEIHIGKEKGMHNENRTCSNGTKRNNDYRSSVNQDNITTSVGIRAATSS
- a CDS encoding 60S ribosomal protein L7 (putative); this translates as DRYEEEKKDAGKNMMSLRKKKLEKFLKLKEKNQKKMKAQKLINKKKRTELRLRTLRYEKEYEEERKKIMQLKREARKNNCFYREAEKKVVFVIRLKGVNKLSPKVRSVFRLLRLLQIHNGVFVKVNKATKEMLKIVEPFVTYGYPTISTVRKLVYKRGYIKIGKVRRYARKKIQDNQDISKYLGRYNVHGVEDMIHQLYTCGPAFKKVNNFLWAFKLKPPKKGFKAKRHAFNEPRPGDWGNRETHINELIKRMI